A window of Bradyrhizobium sp. AZCC 1719 genomic DNA:
CGGTGCCGAAGGCGGCGCTGGTGCGATCTAGAACCATTCCAGTCTCATATCACATGGCACATCTAAGTGCGATATGCGTTTGTTGCCACCGTCACTGCGAGCCAACGGCGCGCATTCGCGCGACCCGTTGGATCGCAATGACGTGGAGGCGCAACAAAAAAGCGCGGGGCAAGACCCCGCGCTTTTGTCACATCCCGTTCGGGAAAAGTTACTCGCCGACGGCGGCGGCGCGGTCCTGCTTCTCGACGATGCGGGCCGACTTGCCGCGCAGGCTGCGCAGGTAATACAGCTTGGCACGGCGCACCTTGCCGCGGCGCACCACCTTGATCGAGTCGATCATCGGCGACATCACCGGGAACACGCGCTCCACGCCTTCGCCATAGGAAATCTTGCGGACGGTGAAACTCTCGTTGAGCCCGCCGCCGGAACGGCCGATGCAGACGCCTTCATAGGCCTGCACGCGGGTGCGCTCGCCTTCGACCACCTTGACGTTGACGATCACGGTATCGCCGGGGCCGAATTCCGGGATCGACTTGGTCGCCGACAGTTTTTCGAATTGCTCTTTTTCGAGCTGTTGAATGAGGTTCATTGAAATCTCCATCGGCGGCGCGCCCAGCCTTTCGGGGGCTGCGCAAACGTCCATCTATCCTGCGCGTGTGCGGATTTGGCGCCCGTATAAGGCATCGGGCCACGCTTGTCACCCGTCTGTCGTGCTTTTTGTGCCTTTTTGGCCGCCCCGCGCGGCCCATAAATCCGGCCGCCGCGTCCGGGTCAAGGCCTCGGCCTCGGCCCTTCGCCACGCCGCCACCTTGGCGTGATCGCCCGAGATGAGGACTTCCGGGATGCCGCGGCCCTCGAACTCCTGCGGGCGGGTGTATTGGGGGTATTCGAGTAGTCCTTCGGAAAAGCTTTCGTCTACCCCCGAGGCCTGCTTGCCCATCACCCCCGGCAAAAGCCGTACGCAGGCGTCGACCAGGGCCATCGCGGCGATCTCACCGCCCGACAGGACGTAATCCCCGATCGAGACCTCCTCGAGGTTCCGTGCCTCGATCACCCGCTGATCGACCCCTTCGAACCGGCCGCAGATGATCAGCGGCCCGGCCCCCGCCGCAAATTTGGCAACCATGGACTGGGTCAATGGCCGACCCCTTGGGCTCATCAGGAGGCGCGGTCGATTCTGGTCGATGGCCGCAGCGTCGATCGCCGCGGCCAGCACGTCGGCCCGCAGCACCATGCCGGGGCCGCCGCCGGCCGGCGTATCGTCGACGCTGCGGTGGCGATCGGTCGCTGAATCCCTGATGTCGCGCGCCTCCAGCTCCCACAGGCCAGAGGCCAGCGCCCTGCCAGCCAGGCTGACGCCGAGCGGACCGGGAAACATCTCGGGGAAGAGGGTGAGAACCGTGGCGCGCCAGGTCATATAAAACCCATCACGTAAGCGTCGGGGCGTCGTCGCCCTCGATTTCCTGCGGCAGTTCGATCACCACGCGGCCACTAGCCAGATCGACCGTCGGCACGACTGCATTGGTGAACGGCAGCAGCATAGTGGCGCCTTGCAGAGGCGCGATCTCGATAATGTCGCCGGCCCCGAAATTGTGAATCGCGATCACGCGGCCGAGCGGCTCGCCCGCGGCGTTGACGGCGGCAAGTCCGATCAGGTCGGCGTGGTAATACTCGCCCTCGTCGGTCTCAGGCAATTTGTCGCGGGCGACATAGAGCTCAAGGCCATTGAGCCGCTCGGCGTCCTCGCGGGTGGCGATGCCCTTCAGCGTCGCCACCAGATGGTCTTTGGCCTCGCGGACATGCGTCACCTCGAACTGGCGCGCGCCGTCTTTGGTCGTCAGCGGGCCGTATTGCTTTACGGCCAGCGGATCCTCGGTGAACGTCCACAGTTTCACCGCGCCGCGCACGCCATGCGCGGCGCCGATACGGGCGACGCAAATCGGCGTTTTCACCGTCGCGCGCCGCTAAGCCTTACGCCTTCGCGGCGGCTTCGGCGCGAGCCTTGCGCTCCTTGCGCGGCACGGCCTTTTCCGGGTTGTTGCGGGCGGCGCGCTTGACGACACCGGCCGCATCCAGGAAGCGCGTCACGCGATCCGACGGCTGCGCGCCCTTGGCGAGCCAGGACTTCACCTTGTCCATGTCGAGCTTCAGCCGCGATTCATTGTCCTTCGGCAGCAGCGGATTGAAGTGGCCGAGACGCTCGATGAAGCGGCCATCGCGGGGAAAGCGCGAGTCGGCGACGACGACGTGATAGACCGGACGCTTCTTGGTGCCTGCGCGAGCGAGGCGGATAACGACTGACATTTAGTTCTCCTGAGTGCGGGTTTAATTGAAAGCCTGGTGGTTGTTAGTTCGTCATTGCGAGGAGCGAAGCGACGCGGCAATCCATTCTTTCTTTTCGCGGATCGATGGATTGCTTCGCGGAGCCTGTCATCGGGCGCGCATTCGCGCGACCCGTTGGCTCGCAATGACGGTGTCCTCATTTCTTCTTCCCCGGAAAGCCGCCGAGGCCCGGAAGCGTCGGCTTGCCGCTCAGCCCGGTAAGTCCCGGCAGATTCGGCAATCCCTGGCGCAGGCCGGTGGGAAGATCCTTCGGCAAATTCGGCAGGCCGCCTGGACCGGCGCCGCCCTGCATCTTATCCGCCAGCGCCTTCATCTCTTCCGGCGAGGGCGGCTTCATGCCACCGCCAAAACCCATCGCCTGCGCGATGCCTGCGAGCGGGCCGCGCTTGCCTGAGCCCATCGCCTTCATCATGTCGGCCATGTTCCGGTGCATCTTCAGGAGCTTGTTGACCTGCTCGACGTTCTGGCCGGCGCCGGCGGCGATGCGCTTCTTGCGGCTGGCTTTCAAAATGTCCGGGTTCTTGCGCTCAGCCCGCGTCATCGAATCGATGATCGCGACCTGGCGCTTCAAAATCTTGTCGTCGATGCCGGCTGCCGCAATCTGGTTCTTCATCTTGGCAATGCCCGGCATCATGCCCATCAAGCCGCTGATGCCGCCCATGTTCGCCATCTGCAGCAACTGCTCGCGCATGTCGTTGAGGTCGAACTGGCCTTTACGCATCCGCTCGGCGGTGCGCGCAGCCTTTTCGGCGTCGATATTTGCCGCCGCGCGTTCGACCAGCGACACCACGTCGCCCATGCCGAGGATGCGGCCGGCGATGCGGCTGGGGTGAAAGTCTTCCAGCGCGTCGGTCTTTTCGCCGGTGCCGATCAGCTTGATCGGCTTTCCCGTGACCGCACGCATCGACAACGCGGCGCCGCCGCGGCCGTCGCCGTCAACGCGCGTCAGCACGATGCCGGTGAGGCCGACGCGCTGATCGAAGGCGCGCGCGAGGTTGACCGCGTCCTGGCCGGTAAGCGAATCCGCGACCAGCAGCACTTCATGCGGGCTGGCGGTAGCTTTGATCTCGGCCGCCTCGCTCATCATCTCTTCGTCGAGCGTGGTGCGGCCGGCGGTGTCGAGCAGCACCACGTCGTAGCCGCCGAGCTTGCCGGCTTCGAGTGCGCGTTTGGCAATTTGCGCCGGCTTTTGCCCCGTCACGATCGGCAGCGTCGGAATGTCGAGGTCGCGCCCCAGCACGGCCAGTTGCTCCATCGCCGCCGGGCGGTAGATGTCGAGCGAGGCCATCAGCACCTTGCGCTTGTCGCGCTGGGTCATGCGGCGAGCGAGTTTTGCGGTGGTGGTGGTCTTGCCGGAGCCTTGCAGGCCGACCATCATGATCGCGACCGGCGGCACCGCATTGAGGTCGATGGTCTGGCCGTCCGCGCCGAGGGTGGCGACCAGCTCGTCGTGGACGATCTTGACCACCATCTGGCCGGGCGTGACCGACTTGACGACGGTGGCGCCGACCGCCTGCTCGCGGACGCGCTCGGTGAAGCTTCGGACCACCTCAAGCGCAACGTCGGCTTCCAGCAGCGCGCGACGCACCTCGCGCATCGCGGCGTCGACGTCGGCCTCCGACAGCGAGCCGCGGCCCGTCAGCCGATCGAGTATCCCACCAAGCTTTTCCGACAGATTGTCGAACAATGCCGTTGTCCTGTTGCTGCCCTTACGGGCGCTGCGTCGATCCACTCACTTCTGTCGTCACCCGCCTTGTGCGCAATTGCGCACTGGGGCGGGTGATCCAGTATTCCAGCGCAGCTCGTTTTGACCGAGAAGCCGCGGCGTACTGGATACCCCGCCTTCGCGGGGTATGACGTCCTAGATATGTCCCGGCGCAAAACGCCAAAACGATATTCCAAACACTTTCGCGCCCGAGGGCGCATCGCGCTGTCGGGCGTTGGCCTCCGGTCTCATGGGCCGGGCGGCGGGTCGAAAAGAACGTCTTTCCGAGAAAGTGGGCGGGTTAAACCCTCGGATGGGGTGAAAGTCAAGGAGAAACTGGGGCGCAATGCCCTGCGATTGAGGCGTAAGGCTTTGACATGGTTGTGTTTTTGAGATGAAGGAGGTTGGCGATCAGGCTTCCTTTCGTCGCATGTTCCAAGTTGAACCCGCGCACGCCATATAACGCCCCATGTCTCCTGTTCTCTCCCTTCTGTCGTGATGCCCATCACCCGCCGCCGCGTCTTTGCAGTGCTCGCCGGAGCCGCCACGGCCATCGGCGTGCCGTCTGTCTGGATCAGCAATATGAAAACCTATGAGGGTCCTGTCTCCGATCATTTCGACGGCATGCGCTTCTTCGATCCCGACGGCGCGCCGCCCAAGTCATTGGCGGAAGTGCTGCGCTGGCAGTTCGGCACCGACCGCAAGCGCGCGAGCTGGCCGGATTGGGTGCCGAATGGGCACAGCGATACGCCGCCGCCGCGCGTTTCCGGCGACAAGGTGCGGCTGTCCTTTGTCGGCCATGTCTCCTGGCTGATCCAGACGCGGGATCTCAATATTCTCGTCGATCCCGTGTGGTCGCTGCGGGCCTCGCCGGTTTCATGGGCCGGGCCGCACCGGCACAACGATCCCGGCATTGCATTCGACGCGCTGCCCAAGATCGACGTGGTGCTGGTCTCACATGGCCATTACGATCATCTCGATATCGCGACGCTGTCAAAACTCGCCGAAAAGTTTTCGCCGCGCATGATCACGCCGCTCGGCAACGACGTCACCATGCGCGATGCGGATGCGGCGATCAAAGCCGAGGGGTTCGACTGGCAGGATCGCGTCGAGCTCGGCAATGGCATCGCGGTGACGCTGGTGCCGACGCGGCACTGGTCGGCGCGCGGCCTGTTCGACCGCAACAAGGCGCTGTGGGCGAGTTTTGTGCTGGAGACGCCGGCCGGCAAACTCTACATCGTCTGCGATTCCGGCTATGGCGAAGGCAAGCATTTCCGCCGCGTGGCCGAGCAGCACGGCCCGCTGCGGCTGGCGATACTACCGATCGGTGCCTATGAACCGCGCTGGTTCATGAAGGATCAGCACATGAATCCGGCTGATGCGGTGAAGGCGCTGGCCGATTGCGGTGCTAAGGAAGCGCTGGCGCATCATCACGGCACGTTCCAGCTCACCGATGAGGCGATCGACGCGCCGGTCAATGCATTGGCCGATGCGCTGAAGGAGGCGAAGATTCCGCCGGAGCGGTTCGCGGCGCTGAAGCCGGGGCAGGTTTACGAGATCTAACCGTCTCGTCCCTGCGTTCGCAGGGACGACGGCAATTCTCGCAAGGACGACGGAAACTACTGTTCCTTCGGCTTGATGGCCCAGGAGACGAGCACCATCACCGAGAGCGTCTCCTCGCCTTGCGCCACCGGTGCGCCGGCGGCCATCGGGGCTGCCATCTTGCCGCGATGTAGCGGCACGGCCGCGCCTTCCTCGGTAATGCTGATGGGTTCGCCGAGCGTCACGCCGGCAGTCTTGGCGTAAATCTCGGCCTTGCGGCGGGCGTCCGCGACTGCCTTCTCGCGGGCCTCGTCGAGATATTTGGATGCCTGCGTCACGCTGAAGTGGATGCCGCCGATGTCATTGGCGCCAGCGGCGACCAGCACGTCGATCACGTTCGCAACTTTGGTCACGTCGCGGATCTTGACCGTGACGCGGTTGCTGGCGCGATAGCCGACGATGGGCGAGGGGCCGGCGCGATTTGGCGCAGATTGTGGCTGCAGCGACAGCCGCGAGGTCTGGTAGTCCTTCTCTTCGATGCCGGCGCCCTTCAACGCCAGCAGCACCTTGCCCATCGCCGCGTTGTTGGCGTCCGACGCCTCGCGCGCGGTCTTGGCGTCCGACGTCACGCCGCCGTCGATCTGGGCCTGGTCGGGCGCCACCGATACGTTCGCCTCGCCGGTTACGGAGATCGCGGGCGGCGGCACCGTCTGCGCCAATGCCGGCGCGGCGAGGCACGTAGCGGCAACGACGGCAAGGGCAAGCGGATGTTTCATCCCGATCACCTCAGCGGCACATAGACGTTGATCACCAGCTTGTCCTCCGCCGTCTTCAGGGGATCGGTGATGTATTCCTCGATGAAGGTGTCTTTGGCTTCCAGTTTCTTGTCGTCGAGGTGGTTGGTGATCGCCTCATAGGTGTTGTCCATGTTGTCGTAGGAGCCGCGATGGACGAACTTCAGCGCCTTGCCCTCGGGCGACTTGCCCATGCTGAGGTCCTTGGTCAGGTTCTTGACGTCCTGGTCGACCGGAATCTGCGCCAGGAACGTAAAGCCGGTATCGTCGGTCGAGGTGTAGACGATCATCGAATTGCCCGTGGCCTTGATGCCCTGCTTGTCGAGCAGTGCGGTCAGCGCCTTGAACGAATCGATCAGGGTGTCGAACGCCGCATCCCAGTTGGCGGTGCCCTTCATCACCAAGACTTTCTTGGGCTCCAGCGTGAACTCCTCGCCGAAGGGGTCGGCGTTCTGGACGCTGGCGGCCGGCGGCGGGGGTACGGGCGTCGGGGCTTTCTCTGCGGTCGGGGCATCCGCCGGGGACTTGGTTTCGGCCGGCGGCGGGACCGGCACCACCGATGGTGCGGGGCTGGGCGTCGCCGCCGGGCTTGTGGCCGGAGGGGCTGAGGGCGCCGGCGATTGCGCCAGTGCGGCCCCGCCAAGCGCAACCATGGCGAGCGCGGCCATGGCCGCACGGAAAGTGCTGATACGGTTCATCTCAGGTATTCTCCATCCACCCCACCTGGCGGCGGCATGTCCCGGGTCCGCGCCCGCCAGGATGGGCGTATTCCTAACACGCGAGGGCCGTTTTCGTCCCATGACAGATGCGTCATAGGCCCTTGCACTGGTCAACGCGCCATCATTCGCCATATAAGGCAGGCATAAATTGGGAAATTCCATGAGCGCGCTGGCCAACCACGCATTTGCCAAAATGAACGGCATCGGCAACGAAATCGTCGTGGTCGACCTGCGTGACTCCAATGCCGGTTCGAAGGCCGCCGTGACGCCGGAAGACGCCCGCGCCGTGGCTTCGCCCGCGGGCGTGCCCTATGACCAGTTGATGGTATTGCAGCCGCCGCGGCTCGCCGGCACCGAGGCCTTCATCCGCATCTACAACAATGACGGCTCGGAAGCGGGCGCCTGCGGCAACGGCATGCGCTGCGTGGTGCGCCGCCTGTTCGAGAAGACCGGCCAGACCTCGGTGACGTTTGAGACCCGCGCCGGGCTGTTGAATTGCTGGCAGGGCCCGGCGCCTGATCTCTACACCGTCGACATGGGGGCGCCGAAGTTCGGCTGGCAGGATATTCCGCTGGCCGAGGAATTTCGCGACACCCGCTACATCGAGTTGCAGGTCGGGCCGATCGATGCGCCGGTGCTGCATTCGCCGTCGGTGGTCTCGATGGGCAATCCGCATGCGATCTTCTGGGTCGACGATGTGAATGCGCATGACCTCGAGCGCTTCGGGCCGCTATTGGAAAACCACCCGATCTTTCCGGAGCGCGCCAACATCACGCTCGCCCATATCGTCGATCGCGATCACATCACGATCCGCACCTGGGAGCGCGGCGTCGGCTTGACCAAGGCCTGCGGCTCGGCCGCTTGCGCGACCGCGGTCGCCGCCGCCCGGCTGAAGCGCGCCAATCGGTCGGTCGAGATCACGCTGCCCGGCGGCAAGCTTGCGATCGAATGGCGCGAGCGCGACGACCATGTGCTGATGACCGGCACTGCCGATTTCGAATATGAAGGCCGCTTCGATCCGGCGCTGTTCGCCAACGTCGCCTGAGCGCCATGAGCGTCGACGTCCTCACGTTCGGCTGCCGCCTCAACGCCTTCGAATCCGAGGTGATCGCCCGCGAGGCGGAGCGCGCCGGGCTTTCCGATACCGTCGTTATCAATAGCTGCGCGGTCACCAATGAGGCCGTGGCGCAGGCGCGGCAATCGATCCGCCGGCTGAAGCGCGAACGGCCGGATGTGCGCATCGTCGTCACCGGCTGCGCGGCGCAGACGCAAGCAGAAATGTTCGCTGAAATGGCCGAGGTCGATCGCGTTGTCGGCAATGACGACAAGATGCGGGGCGAAGCCTGGCGCGATGCGCGCGCGGCGTTCGACCTGGGCCTTGGCGTCGGGACAAGCGAAAAGATCGCGGTCGCCGACATCATGGCTGTCAAGGAAATGGCGCCGCATCTGCTTGACGGGTTCAAGGCCGGCCTGCCGCGCGTCTTCGTGCAGGTGCAGAACGGCTGCGACCATCGCTGCACCTTCTGCATCATTCCCTACGGCCGCGGCAATTCGCGCTCGGTGCCGATGGGGGCGGTGGTGGATCAGGTGCGGGCGCTCGCCGAGCGCGGCCATGCCGAAATCGTGCTGACCGGTGTGGACTTGACGAGCTACGGCGCCGATCTGCCGGGTGATCCGAAGCTCGGGCAACTGACAAAACAGATTTTGCGCCACGTGCCGGAGTTGAAGCGCCTGCGGATTTCGTCGATCGACTCCATCGAGGCCGACCGCGATCTGCTCGACGTCATTGCCGAGGACGAGCGGCTGATGCCGCATCTGCACCTGTCGCTGCAATCCGGCGACGACCTCATTTTGAAGCGGATGAAGCGGCGGCATTCGCGGCAGGATGCGATCGAATTCTGCGCGCAGGTGCGGCGATTGCGCCCGGACATTACGCTCGGCGCCGACATCATCGCGGGTTTTCCGACCGAGACGGAAGAAATGTTCGCACGTTCGCAGGGCCTGGTGGAGGAATGCGATCTCACCTTCCTGCACGTGTTTCCCTATTCCAAGCGCCCGGGGACCCCGGCCGCGCGGATGCCGCAGGTGGCGGGTGAGGTTATCAAGACGCGTGCGAAGCGGTTGCGCACGGTGGGCGAGGCCGCATTGCAGCGACGCCTGACGGCAGAGGTCGGCGCGATGCGTCAGGTCTTGATCGAAAGCGACAAACAGGGTCGCACCGAGCATTTTCTGCCGGTTGCGATATCAGGCGAAAAGCCGGGTGCCGTGATGCCGATTGCGATCAAGGGGCATGATGGCGCGCGGCTGACGGTGTGAATCGCACATCCCGCTGTCATCGCCCGGCTCGACCGGGCGACCCAGTACGCCGCGGCCTCTCAGTTCATCACAGATGTCTCTGGAATACTGGATCATCCGCCTTCGCGGATGATGACAGCCGTAGTTGGGGCGCCGCGCTCGCGAGCGTCTACTCCCCATTCCACCCACATTTCCGCAACCGCTCGCGCATATGCTCCGGCGCCGGGGCTACCACGCGGACCGGCTCCTTGTTCTTCGAAATTGGAACCACGATCTCGCGGGAATGCAGGTGCAGGATCGGCTCGCCGAACCTTGGGCCATTACCATAGATATTGTCGCCGACGATCGGCCAGCCCATCGCTGAGGTGTGCACGCGCAGTTGGTGGGTGCGGCCGGTGAGGGGTTCCAGCGCCAGCCAGGCGAGGCCGTCGCCGCGGCCGAGCACTTTCCAGGTGGTGATGGCTTTCTGGCCCTCCGGGTCCGGCTTCTGCCACCAGCCGCGCTCGGCGTTCAGCCGTCCGAGCGGCATGTCGATGGTGCCTTCATCTTCGGCAGGTCCGCCTTCGACCACGGCCCAATAGGTCTTTCCGACCTTGCCGTGCTTGAACAAAAGGCCGAGCGAGGCGGTGGCCTTGCGGTGGCGTCCCAGTACGAGACAGCCTGAGGTGTCCTTGTCGAGCCGGTGGGCCAACACCGGCGGGCGCGGCAGGCCGAATCGCAAGGCATCGAAGGAAGCTTCCAGATTGGCGCCGCCCTTGGGGCCGCGATGCACCGGCAGGCCGGCCGGTTTGTCGATGACCAGCATCAGCCCGTCGCGATGGAGCACGCGGGCCAGGATTTCGTCCGCCGTTAATCCCTGGACATCAATCGATGTCCTGGGCACATCAAAGGATGCCCCGGGCAAACCGAAGGATAACCCGGGAACATCGATAGGTTTGTTGTGACTTCCGCTCATGGCGCGAAACCGCTAACACGTCCCCGACATGAGCGATACCACTCCTGGAACTCCCAAACTGAGCTGGTGGCGGCGGCTTTCGAGCGGCCTGAAGCGGACTTCGAGTTCGCTCGGCACGGCGGTCGCCGACCTCGTCACCAAGCGCAAGCTCGACCGCGCCATGCTCGACGATATCGAGGATGTGCTGCTGCGCGCCGATCTCGGCACCGCGGTCGCGGTGCGGATCGCGGATGCCGTCGGCGCCGGCCGCTATGACAAGGCGATTTCCGCCGACGAAGTGAAGACGGTCGTCGCGACCGAGGTCGAGAAGGTGTTGGCGCCGGTGGCGAAGCCGCTGGAGATCGACGTGGTGCAAAAGCCGTTCGTCATCCTCGTGGTCGGCGTCAACGGCTCCGGCAAGACCACCACCATCGGCAAGCTTGCCGCGAAACTGAGCGCCGAGGGCCGCAAGGTAATGCTGGCGGCGGGCGATACGTTTCGTGCCGCCGCAATCGAACAGCTCAAGGTCTGGGGTGAGCGCACCAAATCGCCGGTCGTTGCGGGTGCGCAGGGTTCGGATTCAGCGAGCCTCGCCTTCAACGCGCTGAGCGCGGCGAAGGAACAAAAGCTCGATGTGCTGCTGGTCGATACGGCGGGACGGCTGCAGAACAAGGCCGAACTGATGAACGAGCTGGAAAAGGTCGTTCGCGTCCTCAAGAAGGTCGACGCGTCGGCGCCGCATGCGGTCCTGCTCGTGCTCGATGCGACGGTGGGACAAAATGCGCTGTCGCAGGTCGAAGCGTTTCATCGTACCGCTGGCGTCACCGGGCTTGTGATGACGAAACTCGACGGCACCGCGCGCGGCGGCATTCTGGTGGCGCTGGCGGAGAAATTCAAACTGCCGGTGCACTTCATCGGCGTCGGCGAAGGCATCGACGATCTCGCGCCGTTCACGGCGCGGGACTTTGCGAACGCGATTGCAGGAATCGAGTAATGGACAAGAAAGTACCGCATCCGCTGTTCAAGCTTGCGACCGAACTCGGTCCCTTGCTCATCTTCTTCGTCGCCAATGCCAAGTCCAACCTGTTCGTCGCCACCGGCGCATTCATGGTGGCGGTGGTGGCTGCGATGGTCGCGTCTTACATGGTGACGCGGCATGTGCCCATGATGGCGATCGTCACTGCGGTCGTGGTCGTCGTGTTCGGCGCGCTGACGCTGATCCTGCATGACGAGACCTTCATCAAGATGAAGCCGACGATCGTCTACACGCTGTTCGCCGCCATTCTCGGTGGCGGCTTGCTGTTCGGCCGCTCCTTCATCGCCATCATGTTCGACCAGATGTTCAATCTCACCCCGCACGGCTGGCGCATCCTGACCGCGCGCTGGGCGTTATGGTTCTTCGCGATGGCGGTTCTGAACGAGATCATCTGGCGCACGCAAAGCACCGACTTCTGGGTTACCTTCAAGGTCTTCGGCATGGTGCCGCTGACGATGCTGTTTGCCGTAACACAGATGCCGCTGATCAAGCGCTATCATCTGGAACCGGCTTCGCTGGAGGTCAGCGAAGCGGAAGCCGGGGATGTAAGCAAGGGCTAGGTAGCGTGTCCCGGACGCGGTGCAGCCTAGGCGATGCGAAGCATCGTCCGGCTTTACGATGCACCGCAGAGCCGGGACCCATATCTCCGCTCGAGCGTGGGCCCCGGCTCTGCAGCGCACCGCTATCGCGCTGCGCCGCGTCCGGGACACGAGATCAGCTCTTCTGCTTGGCGATGATCTTGTCCTTGATCTTGTCGTAGGTCGCCTGCGGGACGATGCTCTTCTGCACCAGCTCGTCCTTGCCCTTGTACGGGCGGCCCTTGATGATCTTCTCCGAGTAGGCCTTCCCGACGCCCGGCAGCGCATCGAGCTGCTCGGCGGTCGCCGAATTGATGTCCAGCAGCTCGGCCTTCGGCGCCGGTGCCATCTTCGACTCCGAGGCCTTTGGCGCGGGAGCCATCTTGCTGTCGGA
This region includes:
- the trmD gene encoding tRNA (guanosine(37)-N1)-methyltransferase TrmD, whose amino-acid sequence is MTWRATVLTLFPEMFPGPLGVSLAGRALASGLWELEARDIRDSATDRHRSVDDTPAGGGPGMVLRADVLAAAIDAAAIDQNRPRLLMSPRGRPLTQSMVAKFAAGAGPLIICGRFEGVDQRVIEARNLEEVSIGDYVLSGGEIAAMALVDACVRLLPGVMGKQASGVDESFSEGLLEYPQYTRPQEFEGRGIPEVLISGDHAKVAAWRRAEAEALTRTRRPDLWAARGGQKGTKSTTDG
- a CDS encoding GyrI-like domain-containing protein, which translates into the protein MNRISTFRAAMAALAMVALGGAALAQSPAPSAPPATSPAATPSPAPSVVPVPPPAETKSPADAPTAEKAPTPVPPPPAASVQNADPFGEEFTLEPKKVLVMKGTANWDAAFDTLIDSFKALTALLDKQGIKATGNSMIVYTSTDDTGFTFLAQIPVDQDVKNLTKDLSMGKSPEGKALKFVHRGSYDNMDNTYEAITNHLDDKKLEAKDTFIEEYITDPLKTAEDKLVINVYVPLR
- the dapF gene encoding diaminopimelate epimerase, translating into MSALANHAFAKMNGIGNEIVVVDLRDSNAGSKAAVTPEDARAVASPAGVPYDQLMVLQPPRLAGTEAFIRIYNNDGSEAGACGNGMRCVVRRLFEKTGQTSVTFETRAGLLNCWQGPAPDLYTVDMGAPKFGWQDIPLAEEFRDTRYIELQVGPIDAPVLHSPSVVSMGNPHAIFWVDDVNAHDLERFGPLLENHPIFPERANITLAHIVDRDHITIRTWERGVGLTKACGSAACATAVAAARLKRANRSVEITLPGGKLAIEWRERDDHVLMTGTADFEYEGRFDPALFANVA
- the ffh gene encoding signal recognition particle protein, with protein sequence MFDNLSEKLGGILDRLTGRGSLSEADVDAAMREVRRALLEADVALEVVRSFTERVREQAVGATVVKSVTPGQMVVKIVHDELVATLGADGQTIDLNAVPPVAIMMVGLQGSGKTTTTAKLARRMTQRDKRKVLMASLDIYRPAAMEQLAVLGRDLDIPTLPIVTGQKPAQIAKRALEAGKLGGYDVVLLDTAGRTTLDEEMMSEAAEIKATASPHEVLLVADSLTGQDAVNLARAFDQRVGLTGIVLTRVDGDGRGGAALSMRAVTGKPIKLIGTGEKTDALEDFHPSRIAGRILGMGDVVSLVERAAANIDAEKAARTAERMRKGQFDLNDMREQLLQMANMGGISGLMGMMPGIAKMKNQIAAAGIDDKILKRQVAIIDSMTRAERKNPDILKASRKKRIAAGAGQNVEQVNKLLKMHRNMADMMKAMGSGKRGPLAGIAQAMGFGGGMKPPSPEEMKALADKMQGGAGPGGLPNLPKDLPTGLRQGLPNLPGLTGLSGKPTLPGLGGFPGKKK
- a CDS encoding MBL fold metallo-hydrolase, which produces MPITRRRVFAVLAGAATAIGVPSVWISNMKTYEGPVSDHFDGMRFFDPDGAPPKSLAEVLRWQFGTDRKRASWPDWVPNGHSDTPPPRVSGDKVRLSFVGHVSWLIQTRDLNILVDPVWSLRASPVSWAGPHRHNDPGIAFDALPKIDVVLVSHGHYDHLDIATLSKLAEKFSPRMITPLGNDVTMRDADAAIKAEGFDWQDRVELGNGIAVTLVPTRHWSARGLFDRNKALWASFVLETPAGKLYIVCDSGYGEGKHFRRVAEQHGPLRLAILPIGAYEPRWFMKDQHMNPADAVKALADCGAKEALAHHHGTFQLTDEAIDAPVNALADALKEAKIPPERFAALKPGQVYEI
- the rpsP gene encoding 30S ribosomal protein S16 encodes the protein MSVVIRLARAGTKKRPVYHVVVADSRFPRDGRFIERLGHFNPLLPKDNESRLKLDMDKVKSWLAKGAQPSDRVTRFLDAAGVVKRAARNNPEKAVPRKERKARAEAAAKA
- a CDS encoding SIMPL domain-containing protein, with the protein product MKHPLALAVVAATCLAAPALAQTVPPPAISVTGEANVSVAPDQAQIDGGVTSDAKTAREASDANNAAMGKVLLALKGAGIEEKDYQTSRLSLQPQSAPNRAGPSPIVGYRASNRVTVKIRDVTKVANVIDVLVAAGANDIGGIHFSVTQASKYLDEAREKAVADARRKAEIYAKTAGVTLGEPISITEEGAAVPLHRGKMAAPMAAGAPVAQGEETLSVMVLVSWAIKPKEQ
- the rplS gene encoding 50S ribosomal protein L19, with protein sequence MNLIQQLEKEQFEKLSATKSIPEFGPGDTVIVNVKVVEGERTRVQAYEGVCIGRSGGGLNESFTVRKISYGEGVERVFPVMSPMIDSIKVVRRGKVRRAKLYYLRSLRGKSARIVEKQDRAAAVGE
- the rimM gene encoding ribosome maturation factor RimM (Essential for efficient processing of 16S rRNA) gives rise to the protein MKTPICVARIGAAHGVRGAVKLWTFTEDPLAVKQYGPLTTKDGARQFEVTHVREAKDHLVATLKGIATREDAERLNGLELYVARDKLPETDEGEYYHADLIGLAAVNAAGEPLGRVIAIHNFGAGDIIEIAPLQGATMLLPFTNAVVPTVDLASGRVVIELPQEIEGDDAPTLT
- the mtaB gene encoding tRNA (N(6)-L-threonylcarbamoyladenosine(37)-C(2))-methylthiotransferase MtaB codes for the protein MSVDVLTFGCRLNAFESEVIAREAERAGLSDTVVINSCAVTNEAVAQARQSIRRLKRERPDVRIVVTGCAAQTQAEMFAEMAEVDRVVGNDDKMRGEAWRDARAAFDLGLGVGTSEKIAVADIMAVKEMAPHLLDGFKAGLPRVFVQVQNGCDHRCTFCIIPYGRGNSRSVPMGAVVDQVRALAERGHAEIVLTGVDLTSYGADLPGDPKLGQLTKQILRHVPELKRLRISSIDSIEADRDLLDVIAEDERLMPHLHLSLQSGDDLILKRMKRRHSRQDAIEFCAQVRRLRPDITLGADIIAGFPTETEEMFARSQGLVEECDLTFLHVFPYSKRPGTPAARMPQVAGEVIKTRAKRLRTVGEAALQRRLTAEVGAMRQVLIESDKQGRTEHFLPVAISGEKPGAVMPIAIKGHDGARLTV